The Vanrija pseudolonga chromosome 1, complete sequence genomic sequence GTAGTAGATCTGCTTCTGGCCCTCCTTGCGGTTCTCGACGTACTCCTCGAGCGAGGTgaacggcgagcgcgtgctctCGAACCGGAGGAGCTTGGCAATCTTGATCTTGTCCTTCTGGCTCTCCATCATGCCGATGCGGAGCGCGTTGCCGTAGAGCTTGGAGACCTCCTTGTACTTCTCCGGGTCGTCGCCCGCAAGCTTGGTGAAGAGGTCGATGGCCTTGCGCACGAGGATACGCTGGAGCTGCTTGAGGAAGCGCGAGTTCTGGAGCGTCTCACGGGACACGTTGAGCCTGGGGGTTAGGCTCCGGCACAACTTCATGAACTCACGGAAGGTCGTCAGCGTCAACAGTCACCTTGAGGAAGCTGAGCCAGCGGGGCATGTactgctcgccgaggtcatcgGTGATGAACACGCGCTTGACCATGAGGCGGACATTGTTCAAGCCGCTGGTGATCTTGGACCAAAAGTCCTTCTCGAGCACAGGCGGGATGTACATGATGGAGCGGAACGAGACGCCCGACTGCGTGTCGCCCTTGAAGTGGGACCAGCCGAGGGGCTCCTGCGTCTGGTCCTTGGCGACGGCCTTGTAGAAGTCGATGTAGTCCTCCTTGGACACGGACTTGGGGTCGCGCATCCAGATGGGCGCCTTGTCGTTGACACGAACGAAGGtgaactcgtcctcgtcctcgtcgtcgtcctgcgtgtcggcatcgtcaaactcctcgtcctcgtccttggtctCGGCCACCTTCGGGGGCTTCTTCTCGCGGATGTAGATCGGGAACGTggtcgagaaggtcgagtGCTTGTCACTTTACTGTCAGTGGCACCCGCGCAGCCGCCACTCACATCAGTGCCTTGAGGTTGTTGGTCGACAGGAactgctcgtcctcgtctccAATGTCGAGAATGATCTCCGTACCCCGGCCGAGCGTGTTACCGCGCGGGTCGGCAAACACCTCGAACGTgtcgcccgacgccgtcgacacaAAAGTGTGCTGCACCGGGTCGGGGTGCTCAGCGGTCGCGGGCGGGAGGGACGAGACGCGGACAACAGGCGAGACGAGGAAGCTGGGCGTTAGTGCCTCGCATGTGCCCATTGTTCCCTTACCAAGAGTAGAAGCCGAGGCCTTTCGAAGTCAGCTATTGTCCTCTCCTTGCGTACGACGTGGCACTGCTGAGCAAGTACTCACCAAACTGGCCGATGAGGTTGgagtcgacggcgccggcgtcgtcggcgcgcttcaAGAACTCGTTGGTGCCCGAGCGCGCAATAGTGCCGAGGTTACGAGCGAGCTCGGTCTTGTTCATGCCGATGCCCGTGTCCCGGATAATCAGCTTGCccgtcttgccgccctcgtcgaggtcgaccgtGATGGTGATGTTgggctcgccggcgctgagCACGTCCCGGTCCGTGAGGGACGTGAGGCggagcttctcgagcgcgtcgttggCGTTGGAAATCACCTCGCGCAGGAACACGTCCTTGTGCGAGTAGAGCGAGTGGatcacgagcgagcggaggcGCGAGATATCGCTCTGCGGGGTTAGGGCTGCGACAGAAAGTGGAGGCCTCACCTCGTACTTGAACGTCTCGGCCTCTtcgccggcgctgccgtcgGCCGCCACAAATGGCACGAGtagcgctgctgcgccgatGAGCAGCTTTTGCAGCTTCATAATGGGAAGAGTCAATGGGTGAGATGGAGCAgtctcgacaacaacaaagATCAACTTTCGACGTGGCGCCGATCCTGAAGCGCGTCGGCAATGTCCAGCCAGGCACGGGAGCAAAAGGGGGTCACAGAGGCCCAAGTGGGCCGGAGACGGCGTACAGAGGCAGCATTGCAGGTACTGTCACGACGAGCCAGTGCATATGAGTGTTAATGCTAGTGCGATGAGATACCAAAAAAAAATGAAGTATTGAGTGCAGAGAGGGTGGGGCGTTGGtgggtgatgatgatggagCGGTTCGAGGTTGTGTTACTCCGTTGGAGCAAGCTGGGGAGCAGCTTGGGTGGGGTCGGCAACATGGGCCCtctcctcgctctcgagggctcggcgcgacgggaTGTAGACACGCCTCGGCACAGTGCGCTTGGTCTGCAGGCCCTTTGTCCTCTCGATGGGAAGATACTTCTTGCCTACGCTCGTGCCAGTTTCGAGCTTGGACAGGAGACCAGGAGGACACTCCAGaccggcgtcgacaatgtcgcgcagaatctcgtcgagctcggcggccgtgtcgtcgtccagaGCCGTGTCGCTATCCAAATGGAAGCGGGGGGCAGTGGCCTTGATCACAGAGTTGAAGAACcgggcgtcgagctggaggtGTGGCGCGTCGCTGTCCAACTCGGCAAAACGCTTCCGCACGTCCGTGTATAGCTGCCACACCATTGCTTGCGCAGCAATCTGGCGCGGGTACAAGTGGAACTTGGGATCGACCTTGATGCGGAGAGGGTACTGACCGATGCTCATGTCGGGCTTCGAGTTGCCTTCGCTGCCGTACACATCCATCATGGTCGTGAAGATGTGGATCGGGAGCCGGAGCGAGTCGGGCATCTCCTCGTTCTCCAGCTTGTGTCGGCAGACCTGCTTGTACTCGTTGCGGAGAGCAACAAAGAAGATGCGCTGCGCGAGGTTGAACTGACCCGACTTGGCGAGAGCGTTGATCATGG encodes the following:
- the HSP90B1 gene encoding Endoplasmin, coding for MKLQKLLIGAAALLVPFVAADGSAGEEAETFKYESDISRLRSLVIHSLYSHKDVFLREVISNANDALEKLRLTSLTDRDVLSAGEPNITITVDLDEGGKTGKLIIRDTGIGMNKTELARNLGTIARSGTNEFLKRADDAGAVDSNLIGQFGLGFYSCFLVSPVVRVSSLPPATAEHPDPVQHTFVSTASGDTFEVFADPRGNTLGRGTEIILDIGDEDEQFLSTNNLKALIDKHSTFSTTFPIYIREKKPPKVAETKDEDEEFDDADTQDDDEDEDEFTFVRVNDKAPIWMRDPKSVSKEDYIDFYKAVAKDQTQEPLGWSHFKGDTQSGVSFRSIMYIPPVLEKDFWSKITSGLNNVRLMVKRVFITDDLGEQYMPRWLSFLKVTVDADDLPLNVSRETLQNSRFLKQLQRILVRKAIDLFTKLAGDDPEKYKEVSKLYGNALRIGMMESQKDKIKIAKLLRFESTRSPFTSLEEYVENRKEGQKQIYYIAGVGETTQALSRSPFVEKLKARGYEILLLNLPSDEPMMGALNNFMGMQAQDVSKKGLKYGDEEEDEAEKKELAAQNIAYKPLLAWLKKELEGKVSDVVLTNRLVTSPCTIVVDSMGWSANMARIMASQAEAENDPMYQLMKNLPRVLEINPKSPLIEGLLEHVIELPEGDDEPSAQELEIKQTISVLFDTTLVRSGFDVADPTSYFERVELLLRRSLGVSSSARAEDKVKPAPPTAANPLPEDTEHDKAESILDGVEFGSSDDKEGEADEWLDWNKFKASMDDDTVHDEL